The following proteins come from a genomic window of Aspergillus oryzae RIB40 DNA, chromosome 4:
- a CDS encoding uncharacterized protein (predicted protein) encodes MLNTNVPFSAFICGVQGSGKSHTTSCIIENCSLPLPTLGALKQPLSTLVLNFNEYSSNVGAQPCEAAFLSSVLPEWSKQGLFIRVRVLVPPSNFYNLKKMYSQIPNVEVQPFRLKPHHLNISTLLSLMCVGNGDQMPLYMSQVIRVLREMAIENKGGTFDYLDFRKRLEDLNLNRMQTPFLHQRLDLLDSYLDLKGEHNGDYFIDGGITILDLSCPFMDQATTCLLFRIAIELFLHAHSSRGKMIVADEAHKVRNT; translated from the exons ATGCTAAACACAAATGTGCCATTCTCGGCCTTCATATGTGGGGTCCAAGGCAGTGGGAAGTCTCATACCACTAGCTGCATCATCG AGAATTgctccttgcccttgcctACTTTAGGAGCCCTGAAACAGCCACTCTCCACGTTGGTGCTCAATTTCAATGAGTACAGCTCGAATGTTGGCGCCCAGCCGTGCGAAGCTGCATTCCTGTCTTCGGTCTTGCCGGAATGGTCGAAACAAGGACTCTTCATCCGCGTTAGAGTTCTGGTGCCTCCCTCGAATTTCTACAATCTCAAGAAAATGTACTCCCAGATACCAAATGTTGAGGTTCAGCCATTCAGGCTCAAGCCACATCACTTGAATATCAGCACACTGTTATCTCTCATGTGTGTGGGAAATGGTGATCAGATGCCCTTATACATGAGCCAGGTAATCAGAGTGCTCCGTGAAATGGCAATTGAAAACAAAGGAGGAACCTTTGATTATCTCGATTTCAGAAAACGTCTAGAAGACCTTAACTTAAATCGTATGCAGACACCCTTCCTACATCAGAGACTGGATCTGCTTGATTCCTATCTGGACCTCAAGGGGGAGCACAATGGTGACTACTTCATTGATGGCGGCATCACTATCTTGGATTTATCTTGCCCATTCATGGATCAGGCTACCACCTGTCTTCTCTTTCGTATTGCTATTGAACTCTTCCTACATGCCCATTCCTCACGGGGTAAGATGATCGTGGCAGACGAGGCTCATAAGGTAAGAAATACCTAA
- a CDS encoding uncharacterized protein (predicted protein) codes for MKISAAISTALLAVSAAAFDKNQPWGKRDYNCVNVFQGIPDNSTVAPGAEINIKFNRNSKNCESLTQYKGAGYSIYLYNNPVRNLDTIHFDKELFIKKDIPEQDGAVTITIPSQEQLGTVADDSVWYLRLSTSLNDAPQMPTLFNAAGPFAIRA; via the exons ATGAAGATCTCTGCTGCTATTTCTACTGCCCTCCTGGCCGTTAGTGCCGCTGCGTTCGACAAGAACCAAC CCTGGGGCAAGCGCGACTACAACTGTGTCAACGTCTTCCAAGGCATCCCCGACAACTCGACCGTCGCTCCCGGCGCTGAGATCAACATCAAGTTCAACCGCAACTCCAAGAACTGCGAGTCTCTGACCCAGTATAAGGGAGCGGGTTATTCTATCTATCTCTACAACAACCCTGTTAGAAACCTTGACACTATCCATTTCGACAAAGAACTTTTCATCAAGAAGGATATCCCTGAGCAGGACGGTGCTGTCACGATCACCATCCCGTCTCAGGAGCAGCTCGGCACCGTTGCGGACGACAGCGTTTGGTATCTCCGTCTCTCTACTAGCTTGAACGATGCTCCCCAGATGCCTACTCTTTTCAATGCTGCTGGACCCTTCGCTATTCGTGCTTAA
- the cp6 gene encoding putative carboxypeptidase S1 (carboxypeptidase C (cathepsin A)), with product MWFSSTAWLLPLALAGSVQALPKGAKIGTTASHVRKGGVTYNVFEHAATGARLEYVNNSGICETTKGVNQYSGYLSVGENQNMFFWFFESRNNPQQAPLSAWFNGGPGCSSMIGLFQEHGPCHFVNGEDTPSLNEHSWNNFANMLYIDQPIGVGFSYGDNPVNSTWTAAPYVWKFLQAFYEHFPQYESRDFGIFTESYGGHYGPGFASYILDQNNAIEAGSQKGEKVNLVALGINNGMFDSTLQEKAYITFAYNNTYRQLIDESLKDKLLEAYESECLPAVQKCQQTQTNEDCQNAGSVCGESVENPIMQAGGDFDVYDVREPSNDPNPPETYSKYIARPDIMKAIGARSDYQECADAPGQKFGATGDEYRSTLPDLSEVIKAGVNVLVWAGTADYICNVDGSIAVANAVDFSGHDEFQGKALEAYKVNGKEVGQFKSVDNFHLLTVYDAGHEVPYYQPETALQAFTQILQKKPLSST from the exons ATGTGGTTTTCAAGCACCGCGTGGTTGTTACCATTGGCACTTGCAGGAAGCGTCCAGGCGCTGCCCAAAGGTGCCAAAATAGGAACAACAGCGTCCCACGTTAGGAAAGGCGGAGTGACTTACAACGTCTTTGAACATGCTGCTACTGGTGCTAGGTTGGAATATGTCAACAACTCCGGTATTTGTGAGACTACGAAAGGCGTGAATCAGTACAGTGGCTACTTAAGTGTAGGAGAGAACCAGAACATGTTCTTTTG GTTCTTCGAGAGTCGCAACAACCCGCAACAGGCGCCGCTCTCTGCCTGGTTCAACGGCGGCCCCGGCTGCTCTTCCATGATCGGATTGTTCCAGGAGCATGGACCCTGCCACTTCGTCAACGGCGAGGATACTCCATCCTTGAACGAACATAGCTGGAACAACTTTGCCAATATGCTATACATTGACCAGCCTATCGGTGTAGGCTTTTCGTATGGAGATAACCCTGTTAATAGCACGTGGACTGCTGCTCCATATGTTTGGAAGTTTCTCCAGGCTTTCTATGAGCATTTCCCACAGTACGAAAGCCGCGACTTTGGCATTTTCACCGAG TCATACGGCGGTCACTATGGCCCCGGTTTCGCTTCGTATATCCTGGACCAGAATAATGCTATTGAAGCAGGTAGTCAGAAAGGTGAAAAAGTCAATTTGGTTGCTCTGGGAATCAATAATGGCATGTTCGACTCGACGCTGCAAGAGAAGGCTTACATTACATTCGCATACAACAACACCTACAGACAACTCATCGATGAGTCATTGAAAGACAAGCTTCTGGAGGCTTACGAGTCTGAATGTCTCCCAGCTGTTCAGAAATGCCAGCAGACTCAAACAAATGAGGACTGCCAGAATGCTGGCTCAGTGTGCGGAGAGAGCGTCGAGAATCCAATCATGCAAGCTGGTGGTGACTTTGATGTGTATGATGTGCGAGAGCCATCCAACGACCCCAATCCACCAGAGACATACTCCAAGTACATCGCAAGACCCGACATAATGAAAGCAATCGGTGCGAGGTCGGACTACCAAGAATGCGCGGATGCTCCCGGTCAGAAATTCGGTGCTACCGGAGATG AATATCGTTCAACCCTCCCAGACTTGTCTGAGGTCATCAAGGCAGGAGTCAACGTTCTTGTATGGGCAGGCACAGCAGACTATATCTGCAACGTCGATGGAAGCATTGCTGTGGCCAACGCAGTTGATTTCTCGGGACACGACGAATTTCAGGGCAAGGCCCTCGAGGCCTATAAGGTAAATGGAAAGGAGGTTGGACAGTTCAAGTCTGTCGACAACTTTCATCTCCTGACGGTATACGACGCTGGGCACGAAGTTCCCTATTACC AGCCGGAGACCGCCCTTCAGGCCTTTACCCAGAtcctgcagaagaagccgCTTTCCTCTACTTAA